In the Oryzias latipes chromosome 23, ASM223467v1 genome, one interval contains:
- the rerg gene encoding ras-related and estrogen-regulated growth inhibitor isoform X2: MAAALVVRFLTRRFIWEYDPTLESTYRHQANIDDEVVTMEILDTAGQEDNQQREGHMRWGDGFIIVYDITDRGSFEDVAPLRSLLEEVKKPKNVPLVLVGNKSDLDHVRQVATEEGERLAAEMACAFYECSACADEGGAVAEAFHELCREVRRRKAVQGKARRRSSTTHVKQAINKMLTKISS; encoded by the exons ATGGCAGCAG CTTTGGTGGTGAGATTCCTGACAAGACGCTTCATCTGGGAGTACGACCCCACCCTTG AATCCACGTACCGCCATCAGGCCAACATCGATGACGAAGTCGTCACCATGGAGATTCTGGACACGGCTGGGCAG GAAGACAACCAGCAGAGGGAGGGCCACATGCGCTGGGGGGACGGATTCATCATCGTTTATGACATCACGGACCGAGGAAGTTTTGAGGACGTGGCTCCACTCCGGAGTCTCCTAGAGGAGGTGAAGAAGCCCAAGAACGTCCCTCTGGTTCTGGTGGGCAACAAGTCCGACTTGGATCACGTGCGTCAGGTCGCCACAGAGGAGGGGGAGCGACTGGCGGCCGAGATGGCGTGCGCCTTCTACGAGTGCTCGGCCTGCGCCGACGAGGGCGGCGCCGTGGCCGAGGCTTTCCACGAGCTATGCAGGGAGGTGCGGCGGCGCAAAGCGGTCCAAGGCAAAGCCAGGCGCCGCAGCTCCACCACCCACGTCAAACAGGCCATCAACAAGATGCTGACCAAGATCAGCAGCTAG
- the rerg gene encoding ras-related and estrogen-regulated growth inhibitor isoform X1: MAKSPEVKLAVFGRAGVGKSALVVRFLTRRFIWEYDPTLESTYRHQANIDDEVVTMEILDTAGQEDNQQREGHMRWGDGFIIVYDITDRGSFEDVAPLRSLLEEVKKPKNVPLVLVGNKSDLDHVRQVATEEGERLAAEMACAFYECSACADEGGAVAEAFHELCREVRRRKAVQGKARRRSSTTHVKQAINKMLTKISS, encoded by the exons CTTTGGTGGTGAGATTCCTGACAAGACGCTTCATCTGGGAGTACGACCCCACCCTTG AATCCACGTACCGCCATCAGGCCAACATCGATGACGAAGTCGTCACCATGGAGATTCTGGACACGGCTGGGCAG GAAGACAACCAGCAGAGGGAGGGCCACATGCGCTGGGGGGACGGATTCATCATCGTTTATGACATCACGGACCGAGGAAGTTTTGAGGACGTGGCTCCACTCCGGAGTCTCCTAGAGGAGGTGAAGAAGCCCAAGAACGTCCCTCTGGTTCTGGTGGGCAACAAGTCCGACTTGGATCACGTGCGTCAGGTCGCCACAGAGGAGGGGGAGCGACTGGCGGCCGAGATGGCGTGCGCCTTCTACGAGTGCTCGGCCTGCGCCGACGAGGGCGGCGCCGTGGCCGAGGCTTTCCACGAGCTATGCAGGGAGGTGCGGCGGCGCAAAGCGGTCCAAGGCAAAGCCAGGCGCCGCAGCTCCACCACCCACGTCAAACAGGCCATCAACAAGATGCTGACCAAGATCAGCAGCTAG